Sequence from the Phragmites australis chromosome 11, lpPhrAust1.1, whole genome shotgun sequence genome:
TACCTAATTTCTTGCGCATGCATATTTGTATCCCGTAAATTATTTCCTTCCATGCAAAGGTTGACTCATCCGTGTTACATTTTCCTTTTGAATTTCCTCTCTTTTGCCTCAATGCGCGTGAATCAGCAACATTAGACATCAATTCCTTCTCTCGtcttttgcatgcatgcaacaccACTATACCATTGAATGGACCATTTTCTTGGTGATCTGCATGCAATAATTATTGGTTCCACAATTTGTGGGTTTTGGGGGAGAGAATTAATTAAGCTCTGTGAATGCGAGGGGAGGGGGTCCAACTATCGATTTCAGCCATAGAATCAAGGCGTGTGGACGATAAAGATCGTTCGGATCTACAACAACTCGtccattttataggagtatagatataAATATAGAAACAAGGACAAGTAAGCCCCTAAAAATGTGACTATCCACAAGAGTAAACAAACAACAAACTTATCACGAGAATGCACGCGCCGAGAAGGGTATGGCGAAACCTTTTAGCTTTGACGGGGGGTAGAACTCGAGAGCCTGAAGCAGCCTCAGCTCCAACTCCACCTGCGATTGCTCCTACCATACCAACAAAACAAAGAAACATAAGTCGCAAGGAGAACACACCCTTGCttaaaagagagaagaagagaagggagaAAGGGACCTTGGGAAGAGACGAGGCGGAGGACGGCGGCGCCTGCGCCGGCGAGTCAGGGGCGGACTCAACGTGGTCCATGCGGCTTCAGTTTTGAACTCTCCCTGAAATTTTGGAGAACAAACTGAGACGGCGCCTTGGGTACCGAGACGAACGAAGGAAGAAATCAATCCACGTCCGGACGGATCTCCTCTCCAATCGACTCCCAGACCACTAGACCGAGGAGTGGGGGGGAGCGGCGGGTGGAGGATCCGGcagagggaagggaagggacCGGCGGCGTCGAGTTGGAGAGCTGGAGGCCGGGTGCGTGCGGTGGTGGGTGGCCGGAGTGGCAGACGCGCGCTGGACCCTGGGCTGCTGCATGGTGGATAATGAGCTGGTGGCAGGCTCAAGCCCATGTAACTTTCAGATACTTCGGCCCAAAAACGTACGTGCCGACGCTGCTACGGCCCCCTATCATGGGCCTAAATCCGCCCCCGTAAGCCTCCTGATGAGAAAGATCTCGTTTGATGTGTCCCGCCGCCGATGATGAGGTTTGCCTTGGATGCTGTTAGGAGTTAAAGAGCAGTCTGGTACTCCGGTTCGTATTACATTCACTCAGTATTTAGCTGAGGAAAAGATAACTATGAAATGACTGACAATAGTTTCAAATATCACAGTCTATTGCTAAATTTTCATCCGTGTGTGCCGAATAACTCCATCACAATGACCTCTGAAGAGTGACATGCCGCCCAGATCTTCAACTTTTTCTCATCATGCTGCAGCAGTGCTAGAAACGTAGCTAGTATGTGCTCTGAAAATAGcttataaaaaatagtatattttaGTTTGTCAAAAACAATATCATTTCGACACAGCCACGGAACCCGACATAGCGCCGCAACCACAACCAAGATagtttccttttgtttttctctcAAATGCCCAAGCCAATTACCCGACATGTGAGAAATATTATTAGATGGACTTAGACCCATCGTTATTTGGACTAATCATCAAATTTATCTAGCACAGTAGCTATCAAAGAAAAGAGTATTGTCTCATTGCAGTGGCAAAAACAATATACTAACAATCTGACTCTTTCTCGTTATATTATCTGTGATTAGGATTATTCCCATATGCAAAACAAAACCACATAAAAAATCTTGAATTTTGATGGCATTCAAGCTTCCACAATTTTAACAAAAGGAATTTATTGGCTAACCATATTATGATACATGGAATGTACGGAAAATAATCCATTCACGTAGCAACGAACTGCACAACAAGGAAAATAGATTTGAAGCATTTACATCGCACCTAAATGAACACATAGAACTTCAATGAACAACGGACACAATACATACCCAGACGAGGAACAGAGCATGAACCAGGGCATCTATCGAATTGTCCTTCTGTGCAACCTGTCACTGAACCTTGCTCAAAGATCCTGAAATAATCGAACCAAAGCATTACAACTAGGGCCTAGAACATGTAGCACATGAACAAAATACCCGAAAAATTGCACTACAAGCATCTCTCCGAATGTCCTTGTGTGCGGTGATATTGTGCCCTGAGGAAGATCGGGTCCAAGGTACAAAGCATGATAGATTCGCATCTGCATCGGTGCCATACTCCGCAATTTGGAACTGAATTGCTGTCTAACGAACGTAGCCAAGTTCATGACGACTCACTGGGACCATGATTCACTAAGATGAACATGAGACGTAGCTAGGCGAAAAATAGGAATAGGTTCTACCTGGAATGGATGGACGGAACAGAGATGCAGATGAAGAGAAGGGCATCAAGGTTTGTTGCTTCTCATCACCAACGACGAGGTGGCGCTATGGTCCGCCTGCCATGAAAGAGCCGAGCGAGCGTTTTGCATTTGAATTTCGAACGAAAAGATTCGTCCTTTCACGGTTCGAAAACAAGACCACTCTGCCTCGAAACAACATATTCCATTAAACCATATAGAATACGGTGTAACTGTTCACGTGTACATGATTGAACGTAATGTTATCCTCTGGTTCCGTCCGGACCTGACCCCCTCCCGAATCGCTAGATCACTCCGGACGGCTCGATATAGGCAACCGGTGTTCCCACCCATATGTTTTGGCGAACCATAAAGCCAGCCCCAAAACACAGGGCCGCATCATCTCCCATGCCATGACATGCCATGACAAAGCAGGACAGCGCCGCTCAGTGTGTGCACGCGGGTCCTTCCGCTTTGgcgaaggagagagggagggcgATGATGGGTCACCGCTCTGGCTTTAGCCCACAGCGAGCGAAATCGAGCCGTTGGCATGCGGACACGGCGGCTCCTCGCCCGAAGGGACACCACTCAGTCACTGCACGGTCACACACGGCCACTCTGAGTCTGAGGTGttcagggaaaaagaaaagaaaagaaaagcacaaAGAAGCGAACGCCGCTTCAGTGCTCGCCGATAAAAGGGGGGACGCCTCGGGAGAGCTCGACGACACTGCACACCACTCCCCCTACTGAGCTGTCCCCATTTTGCTCTAGAAGCTCCCCCAGGGTTCAGGCTAGCTTCAGAGAACCGGAGAGCTCGAGCTCTTTGCTGCCATGGCGGTTCCGTTGctgctcctcctgctgctgACCATGTTCACAGGCTCAGGTGAGCTCCGGATCTGCAGCTTAGCTCCGCTCAGAGCGTTGTGCGTGCCGAGAGTTCTGTTCCTTTCTGTTTTACCCCCGGTTGATTGCTCATTGGAATCTTTTGAGCTCGACCTGCGTGGTGAAATATCTTTCTCTTTTGAGCTTTGCGCTATCTATTTCATATAGATTCTGTTGCTACTATACATTATTAGGGGTAAAAACATAGCACTTTTGTGTTTCCCCCATTTCTGAGCACAGTTAGCTTTCCCAAGCATCAAAGATTCACTGCAACTGAGTGAAGGCGTACACAGATTGCAGTACCTCTGATCCCTGTCGCCACGGTTGATTCGAACTAACCGGTCCTCTTTTGGGTACAATGACAGAGGGGGCGTTCTGCGTGTGCAAGCCCGGCGTGGCCGACGCGATGATGCAGAAGGCGATCGACTACGCCTGCAGCAAAGGCGCCGACTGCGCCTCGACCATGCAGAACGGGCCGTGCTACGGCAACGGCAACAAGCTGGCGGTCTGCTCCTACATAACCAACAGCTACTTCCAGCTCAATGCCCCCAAAGGCGGCACCTGCGACTTCGGCGGCGTCGCCACCCTTACCACCACCGACCCCAGCTCCGGCAGCTGCAAGTTCGCCTCCGGCCCGAGGTAAGCAAGCTCAACCCGTCTCTTGTACTTCcgtacctgtaaaagatttgGGACTTCAGCATTTGCAAGTGCCAAGTGCTGATTAGAGTAAGTATATTCGGGTATTTTACTGTCCTCGACCGGTGTCTGGGTCATTTGGCATACTTCAATTGGATTATTGTGCATCGATCTAGATTCTGCGTATGGATGATGATATTTAATTCAACGAGGCCTACGGTGTAATAAAGTTATACTACCAAAGTAGTACTCCACTTGTACTACTCGCGTATCATGCTGCCATTTGCAAGCCAAATCTGAAAAACAGAAATCTAATGAAGTAGTAAAAGAGCCCTACGATTCATCTTTCAAAGCAATAGTACTCCACTACGATTCTTGCGTCCATGTGAAATAAAAGGCGTCTGAACCGGATCTTCTAATCGTGGCTCAAAGCAATGTCTTTTCCGAACGGAAGCAGTCGGGCGCGGTCCCTCCCCTCCGGCCGCCGAGTTTTACGTCAAGTACACTGAACCTGCTTCACAAGTGGATCAGTATCATTGTTCACTCAACGCAAGAGCTTTCTCCATCCTAAGCATATCCCCAGATTTTTCGTTGCACGATACCTAAAGTTTCTTGCACCGTAACTAAAGTTTCTTGCTTTCGGTTCTTTTGTGCAGCGGCGTAGGCACCGGCACGGGCACCGGCGGGACAGGCGCCGGCACCGGGACAGGAGCaggcaccggcaccggcaccggTACAGGGACGAGCACTGGAGCAGGTACGGGCATGGGTCCAGGGACAGGAGGAACCAGCACGGGCACCGGCATGGGGATCACAACCCCTGGAAGCACCCTGAGCCCACCGTTCGGCGGCGCCTACGGCCCGTCGGGCAGCAGCACGGGCCCAGACTACAACGAGGCCGCGCCGGCGCTCGTCGCCGGGCGCCAAGCCCTTGCCGCCGCGCTCCTGGCCACCGCCGCGCCTCTCCTTTTCCGCTTCGCCTAATCATAAAAGCAGGCGCCGCATGCTGTCCACGGTTGGCTGCGCGCGGCGCAAAGGGGCAGCGGATTCGGCGGGGCACGTCTGCCGCCGCTTTTGGTCGTTGTCCCGCTCGCCTTTCCGGCCTCTGCCGGCTGGGTTTTGATCGATCAGTGTAGTAGTAGCAGCCTGTGCTATTATTATTGAACTGACCTCCTCCGTCCTCGTGCCGGTGGCCGCCATGTGGTGTTGTACGAGTAGAGCTCTAGGGATTCTTTTGTAGCTGTGGTGTTTCAGGACATACGTGTCGTTGTGTTTCCAGTGTCTTTTGTTTGTTGCTATGCCCTGTTAGGCTCGTGTTGGTGGTGGCCACCTTCCATCCTGCCGTGCATTGAGCTCTTTTGGTAGTTAGTGTGCGTCTCATGTTATGCTGCTCGATCGACTGGCTACATCTCGCACTTGATACAGTCAGATCACGTGCTCCGCATTACGCTGCACCGTTCATTGCCTCGCACGTTGGATGTTACGGTGTACGCACGGATTGGGATCGAGTGGTAGAGACGTTTGTTTGATCTGTAGGGGTGCAGGGTGAGGGACTCCTTGGCGAGAGGTGAGGTCTTGGTTGTTCCATCGAGCAACGTGTCCAGCAGAACACGCCGACACGGACACAGGAATCCGCGACGGGGACCAGCCCACCAGATATGCGAGTGGGATAGGATCCGCGGAGCCGGTGACCGTTGTCGCGGACCAGGCGTGAACCGACGCATGGCGCAGTCGCCCGCGCACCGGTGGGGCTACTGGTGGGCAGGCGAAGACCGGCATGGGGGCAGGCCGCAGGCGCCGTAGTTAGTGGGGGACGGAATATCTGCCGGGCCGGCGGTCGCTGCTTGCTATTTTGAGGGAAACGGCTGTAGCCTGCTAGGCCTCGGCGGGACGCACGAGGAGGGCTTGCTTGTGAAGCTGGCCCACGTTCTGTTGGATGGCGTCCTGCGTCTGCGTCTTGTCACCGCGTCCAGCCCATCAAAAGGGAATCGCAAGCGAACAGCCCGGAACGGCTAGCCGATGGCCAGATGGGCAGCCTGACCCGATCCACGAGGAGATGGATCGCGGATAGCTAGGAGGGAGGCGTACAGTGGGCCACGAGAAATCTGACGCGGAAGGCAGGGCGACCCATAGAGCCCGTGGCCATCAGGGAACGGGTTAGATGAGGATCACATGAGTTCGAAGTCACCGTGAGTTCACTCTAAACTTGAAAACATtacataattaattaaaaaatattatataactaataaaaaatattgaactagttacgaaataaaaaatattacataactaGCAGAAAAATATTGAAGTCCAATAAAATTGAGATTTAATATTAGACATCAATCACAGATTGGGCTGCTCTTAAAGTGAAGTCACCTTGTGACTTTAGAGAGGAGAAGTAAAAGAATCATGATCCAAACATATTGCAGATGGGCGTGGGAGGTGCCGATGGACATCTTTCAGCCCACCGAGGACTATTTAATGGGCCCATATGGTCTTGGATGATCGTGTCATGGCCGGagtaatattaattttttaatatttataaaaatacatgtctattttaaaatattatgtatttagGCTATTATCGTATGTTGGAAATGCGATACCCCATCTAATGGACGACAACTTATTAGGCCCATAGCATCCACATCGACGTATCGTCCAATCAACGCGCTCGTAGATCCGAAAATGTGTCACCCGTTCAACTGATGATATATTTTCCTACGCAACGTGCTCTCACAATGGTGCTTTTCGCTTTTGTTAATAGCATGCACTCATGCTTTTCCAAAGTTGTAAAAGGTAGCATCTTTGTTAATCACAATGGCCCCGCATtattcacatgcatgcatgcaacaatACCTATGTGTAGGCAAAGTTATCACCTGTTGGTTGGACGACAGATTGACGTGGACGTCACTTAGCCAGAATATTTAATTTCTAACTGTTGTATCGTAGGcctcacaaagtgtggcatgtTAGATATGTGACACCTTGCTGCCGTATTTTCAATAGACGACAATAGTttagatgtgcaatattttgaaatggatgtgtattttttaaatattgaaTAAAAATGAATAGAAAAATTTCTCATGGCCGCACCCTCCTATTTACCAAAAGGCCCACGATATTTCTCTGTAGTCTAGCGGAGTGTCTGCTCAGCTCAACCTCGTgtccttaaaaaaaatcctcatgAATGACGAATTTTATTGCTTTACAAGCGGAACTCGTCGAACGGGAGTAATTCCTTCATAGTGTGGTTCTGGGAGCGCTTTTAAGTTTGTGACATTGTGGTGGCTACTTCACCCTTCGCCCGCGTTGGCACTCAAAACTCAGTTCGTCAGCATCATTCAGGGTCAGGGAGGAGCTAGCAGGAGCCCTGTCTCCTACGGCTGATGATTTTCTCTACataatataaatttttaaagtataataataaattttttcTATTTGACACCTCTAATATTCAATTCATCTTAATtgacttttattttttttttctagctccgTCCCTGTTCAGGGCGTTTATGTATCTAAAGCAATGCATACTACTGCAGATTGTGCACTTGGGAACTCTAAGACAGTCCTAAGTTCACAAAAGAAACATGATTCTGAGCTTCTTGTTGTAACTCAAACCAAGTGTATGTGGGTGGGGTGAATCAATGTCTGATCTTCAATGGTTATAGATTGGAGTTACCGAGTTACAATGCCCCCAAGTTGTACTATTTCAGTGTCTGTCTGCTCAATCGATAAGTCTATTCCGCGACTCCTCGCGCGCTAGGCCTATCGCGCGACGCCCCCAACAGAAGACGAcgacgccgctgccgccgccggtcGCCGCGGTTAGGGTAGAAACCCGTTGCTCGACGGGCCGCGTGTTAACGTCATCGTCAATGCTACTTTGGCATGCTGTTTTCGCACATTTattctatatatgtatatacatgtggGTGAAACGTTCCTGTTGAAGAGTTGCAGGGGGCAAAATGCCCCGTACATATTTCTCTCGATGGCCGCTGCTGCTATGCAATCTGTTCGTTGCACTTTACTAACTGGGCGCTGCTGTAAGTACTACTGGGTCTTACGACCCAGCCGTCCGTTCAGACAAACGGCGCTGCTACAGTACCACAGGGTACTGTATCAATAGCTGGTCGGAAGACCTTTCCGACCGGTCGTACGTGTAGCTTTTCCGTTACTAATTAACAATGCGTTATGTCTCTTGATCTCTTTCGATGTGACTACTGATTAACCCAACGATTTGACCTGACCAGGAAAGGTGCCGGATCGCTTTGCAGTGCCATTTCAGACTTGCTCCCATCGTCCCATGCCCGATCGGTGGAGGCCGTAGGTAGGTTGGTACCACTAGTCCCACTAGCGCACTCTGCTCTCCGTGCTCCCCATGGCATGGACCGTCATGGTGCTTGGCATGTGAAGCCATGAAGGGCAGGGCAGGCACCCCTTTTGTAACGGCCTGCATGCCCTTGCGTGACGTTCTTGTCCCGTGTCCTCTTGCGGCGAAATGCACGCTGCGGTACTGCGAAGCGAGTGGCCGTCCCTGTCT
This genomic interval carries:
- the LOC133885932 gene encoding PLASMODESMATA CALLOSE-BINDING PROTEIN 3-like, which translates into the protein MAVPLLLLLLLTMFTGSEGAFCVCKPGVADAMMQKAIDYACSKGADCASTMQNGPCYGNGNKLAVCSYITNSYFQLNAPKGGTCDFGGVATLTTTDPSSGSCKFASGPSGVGTGTGTGGTGAGTGTGAGTGTGTGTGTSTGAGTGMGPGTGGTSTGTGMGITTPGSTLSPPFGGAYGPSGSSTGPDYNEAAPALVAGRQALAAALLATAAPLLFRFA